Proteins encoded in a region of the Xiphophorus couchianus chromosome 11, X_couchianus-1.0, whole genome shotgun sequence genome:
- the LOC114153656 gene encoding storkhead-box protein 1-like isoform X4 has translation MESFLQIAPHSLAIVLARDGGAEASAAAGVSESDELPRHHTGYEIFADFKAENSQQHIWNQRITEAVSETFFLGWIDEHVLLIQGKEDHLEVLREGWMRRSLNPPRGFTIKCLGDVSPISMSPISQSQFIPLGEVLLLAVSAMNSAHKTVTQEALTEHLQTCFPEQERA, from the exons ATGGAATCTTTCCTGCAGATTGCTCCCCATTCTCTGGCTATTGTACTGGCCAGAGATGGAGGTGCTGAggcatcagctgcagctggtgtGTCAGAGAGCGACGAGCTTCCCAGACACCACACTGGTTATGAGATTTTTGCcgattttaaagcagaaaactcTCAGCAGCATATATGGAACCAGCGGATTACTGAAGCTGTGTCGGAGACCTTCTTCCTGGGATGGATAGATGAACACGTGCTACTGATCCAGGGAAAAGAAGACCATCTGGAGGTGCTAAGAGAGGGATGGATGCGGAGATCTCTTAACCCTCCGCGGGGCTTCACCATCAAATGCTTGG GTGATGTCTCTCCCATCAGTATGTCCCCTATAAGCCAGTCGCAGTTCATCCCACTGGGAGAAGTTTTATTATTGGCTGTTTCTGCTATGAATTCTGCCCACAAGACTGTCACTCAAGAGGCTCTAACAGAACACCTGCAGACATGTTTTCCAG AACAAGAGAGAGCTTAG
- the LOC114153656 gene encoding storkhead-box protein 2-like isoform X1: MESFLQIAPHSLAIVLARDGGAEASAAAGVSESDELPRHHTGYEIFADFKAENSQQHIWNQRITEAVSETFFLGWIDEHVLLIQGKEDHLEVLREGWMRRSLNPPRGFTIKCLGDVSPISMSPISQSQFIPLGEVLLLAVSAMNSAHKTVTQEALTEHLQTCFPGVPTPTEEALHHTLSLLVRERKIYPTPDGYFIVTPQTYFITPSLIRTSSKWYHLDERTSDRYQHQKQQRHQQTQCISPLSGTITPSNSGGFLDCTHTKSNQSHCAGGDDFFYSSGYRADDPPSHHTTLQRRSPKEHRDAYSSQYSPQTPSQQAAGNSEKNRSSLGIPFKTDTLIKHRGGPVGGHPGGGSGDLDKQTLGSATGGRKFGLKLFRLSFKKDKAKQLATFSAQFPPEEWPLHDEEEPNHLPRHVEMEIIRRINPDLTVENLARHTAVMKRLEEERTQRSKASSAHQSSRSRRSGSRHRKQSQSKLSRSQSKTRAFRFETTDGIHLELADKDYRGYSSSLARSPREQALAVERQRARHHLAHSIPNILDSSHLPVTPEWDVSGELAKRRMEMPFPEPSHGPSTHYSKVHRSHSHTQERKSRNERSSKAKERSRSMDNSKGQLDAGLIGPPPDYYDDRSHYFTDDCTLRANQSSSHYTRTPPPSSKIAADSAGLDGARNYEKIKSKDSLPTYSPKPLSASNPSEDYFQCTGNSEIALTTTIILGTQGKNSHSGLIANITDRQTERQISSPSNEDLSNVGPKGGSLPPIPLSNPDPAISNGQPSHSASAGQEKHKEIFSKDTLFKPPPSLSLPGYSSLRKPTVLASITLSSSCDALDSHKGFDAPKPLITTLSVPKQGVEATSSTAENSFDYYNVSDDEELEDEGTKVQKGLEKPKGSVSEVEECGIGTMQWLLEREKARDLQMRFERTLTFSGVQGNHSEPRQSQHSVHSARLDSMDSSSVTVDSGFNSPRTRESLASNTSSIVESNRRQNVALSPGHLSTTTGSGPPFSFHAISESATTQQEKLQKPTTCLASITSV, translated from the exons ATGGAATCTTTCCTGCAGATTGCTCCCCATTCTCTGGCTATTGTACTGGCCAGAGATGGAGGTGCTGAggcatcagctgcagctggtgtGTCAGAGAGCGACGAGCTTCCCAGACACCACACTGGTTATGAGATTTTTGCcgattttaaagcagaaaactcTCAGCAGCATATATGGAACCAGCGGATTACTGAAGCTGTGTCGGAGACCTTCTTCCTGGGATGGATAGATGAACACGTGCTACTGATCCAGGGAAAAGAAGACCATCTGGAGGTGCTAAGAGAGGGATGGATGCGGAGATCTCTTAACCCTCCGCGGGGCTTCACCATCAAATGCTTGG GTGATGTCTCTCCCATCAGTATGTCCCCTATAAGCCAGTCGCAGTTCATCCCACTGGGAGAAGTTTTATTATTGGCTGTTTCTGCTATGAATTCTGCCCACAAGACTGTCACTCAAGAGGCTCTAACAGAACACCTGCAGACATGTTTTCCAG GTGTTCCTACACCAACAGAGGAAGCCCTGCACCACACACTTAGCTTACTGGTCCGGGAGCGTAAAATTTACCCAACACCCGATGGATATTTCATTGTAACTCCTCAAACCTACTTTATCACCCCAAGTCTTATTCGAACTAGCTCAAAGTGGTACCATTTAGATGAGCGAACATCTGACAGATACCAGCATCAGAAACAACAGCGGCATCAGCAAACTCAATGCATCTCTCCTCTTTCTGGAACCATAACACCATCCAATTCAGGGGGGTTTCTAgattgcacacacacaaagtccAACCAAAGCCACTGTGCAGGaggtgatgattttttttacagcagtggTTATCGTGCAGATGATCCACCCAGCCACCACACTACACTTCAGCGACGGTCTCCGAAAGAACACAGAGACGCATACTCATCACAGTACTCCCCACAAACACCTTCTCAGCAAGCAGCTGGCAACTCAGAAAAGAACCGTAGTTCCCTGGGAATTCCGTTTAAGACAGACACCCTCATCAAGCACCGAGGAGGGCCTGTTGGAGGACATCCAGGAGGAGGATCTGGGGATCTAGACAAACAAACGCTGGGCAGTGCTACAGGTGGGAGAAAGTTTGGTTTGAAGTTGTTTCGTCTGAGTTTTAAGAAGGATAAGGCCAAGCAGTTAGCTACCTTCTCTGCACAGTTTCCCCCTGAGGAGTGGCCACTCCATGATGAAGAGGAACCCAACCACTTGCCCCGTCACGTAGAAATGGAAATTATACGTAGAATCAACCCTGACCTTACGGTGGAAAATCTGGCCCGACATACAGCAGTTATGAAAAGACTTGAAGAAGAACGCACTCAGAGGAGCAAAGCATCATCAGCACATCAGAGCTCCAGAAGTAGAAGAAGTGGGAGTAGGCACAGAAAGCAATCTCAATCCAAACTTAGTCGCTCACAGAGTAAGACAAGGGCATTCCGCTTTGAAACAACTGATGGTATCCATTTAGAGCTAGCTGACAAAGATTATAGAGGTTACTCTTCCTCACTTGCACGATCACCAAGAGAGCAAGCTCTGGCTGTGGAGCGTCAACGAGCTCGACATCACCTTGCACACAGCATTCCCAACATCCTTGACTCATCTCATTTGCCTGTCACACCAGAATGGGATGTATCTGGGGAGCTAGCCAAGCGCCGCATGGAAATGCCTTTCCCTGAGCCAAGCCATGGTCCATCAACTCATTATTCCAAAGTCCACCGCTCACACTCTCACACTCAGGAGAGAAAATCAAGAAATGAACGCAGTAGCAAGGCTAAGGAACGTTCTAGATCTATGGACAATTCTAAAGGGCAGCTAGATGCTGGCTTGATTGGACCACCACCTGACTATTATGATGACCGCAGTCATTATTTTACTGATGATTGCACTCTACGAGCTAATCAAAGCTCATCTCACTACACTCGAACCCCACCACCTTCATCTAAGATTGCAGCCGATTCTGCTGGTTTGGATGGTGCCAGAAATTATGAGAAGATTAAGAGCAAGGACAGTTTACCAACATACTCACCCAAACCTCTATCTGCCTCCAACCCCTCTGAGGATTATTTTCAGTGTACTGGTAACTCTGAAATTGCTCTTACAACAACAATTATATTAGGAACTCAAGGCAAAAACAGCCACAGTGGATTAATAGCAAACATTACTGACAGGCAAACGGAGAGACAGATTTCCAGCCCCTCAAATGAGGATTTGTCAAATGTTGGACCTAAAGGTGGAAGTCTACCTCCAATACCTCTGTCTAACCCTGACCCTGCAATTTCAAATGGACAACCATCCCACAGTGCCTCTGCTGGCCAGGAGAAACACAAGGAAATTTTTAGTAAAGATACGCTCTTCAAGCCGCCTCCCAGCCTCTCGCTGCCTGGCTATAGCTCCTTGAGGAAACCTACAGTTCTTGCCTCCATTACTCTATCTTCATCCTGTGACGCTCTTGATTCCCACAAAGGATTTGATGCTCCTAAACCACTTATAACAACTTTGTCTGTTCCCAAACAGGGAGTGGAGGCCACATCTAGTACTGCAGAGAACTCTTTTGACTACTACAATGTCTCGGATGATGAGGAACTTGAAGATGAAGGGACTAAAGTTCAAAAAGGATTGGAAAAACCTAAAGGAAGTGTTTCTGAGGTGGAAGAATGTGGAATAGGGACCATGCAGTGGCTGTTGGAGAGAGAGAAGGCAAGGGATTTACAAATGAGATTTGAAAGAACTCTTACTTTCTCTGGTGTTCAAGGAAACCATTCAGAGCCCCGCCAGAGCCAGCATTCAGTCCACTCTGCTAGACTTGACAGTATGGACTCCAGCTCTGTTACAGTTGACAGTGGATTCAATTCACCACG AACAAGAGAGAGCTTAGCATCAAACACCTCTTCAATAGTTGAAAGTAACAGACGTCAAAACGTAGCCCTGAGTCCTGGACACCTCAGCACCACAACTGGCAGCGGTCCTCCTTTTTCCTTCCATGCTATTTCAGAATCTGCCACCACTCAACAGGAGAAACTACAGAAGCCCACTACCTGCCTTGCGTCAATCACCAGCGTCTAG
- the LOC114153656 gene encoding storkhead-box protein 2-like isoform X2, whose product MESFLQIAPHSLAIVLARDGGAEASAAAGVSESDELPRHHTGYEIFADFKAENSQQHIWNQRITEAVSETFFLGWIDEHVLLIQGKEDHLEVLREGWMRRSLNPPRGFTIKCLGVPTPTEEALHHTLSLLVRERKIYPTPDGYFIVTPQTYFITPSLIRTSSKWYHLDERTSDRYQHQKQQRHQQTQCISPLSGTITPSNSGGFLDCTHTKSNQSHCAGGDDFFYSSGYRADDPPSHHTTLQRRSPKEHRDAYSSQYSPQTPSQQAAGNSEKNRSSLGIPFKTDTLIKHRGGPVGGHPGGGSGDLDKQTLGSATGGRKFGLKLFRLSFKKDKAKQLATFSAQFPPEEWPLHDEEEPNHLPRHVEMEIIRRINPDLTVENLARHTAVMKRLEEERTQRSKASSAHQSSRSRRSGSRHRKQSQSKLSRSQSKTRAFRFETTDGIHLELADKDYRGYSSSLARSPREQALAVERQRARHHLAHSIPNILDSSHLPVTPEWDVSGELAKRRMEMPFPEPSHGPSTHYSKVHRSHSHTQERKSRNERSSKAKERSRSMDNSKGQLDAGLIGPPPDYYDDRSHYFTDDCTLRANQSSSHYTRTPPPSSKIAADSAGLDGARNYEKIKSKDSLPTYSPKPLSASNPSEDYFQCTGNSEIALTTTIILGTQGKNSHSGLIANITDRQTERQISSPSNEDLSNVGPKGGSLPPIPLSNPDPAISNGQPSHSASAGQEKHKEIFSKDTLFKPPPSLSLPGYSSLRKPTVLASITLSSSCDALDSHKGFDAPKPLITTLSVPKQGVEATSSTAENSFDYYNVSDDEELEDEGTKVQKGLEKPKGSVSEVEECGIGTMQWLLEREKARDLQMRFERTLTFSGVQGNHSEPRQSQHSVHSARLDSMDSSSVTVDSGFNSPRTRESLASNTSSIVESNRRQNVALSPGHLSTTTGSGPPFSFHAISESATTQQEKLQKPTTCLASITSV is encoded by the exons ATGGAATCTTTCCTGCAGATTGCTCCCCATTCTCTGGCTATTGTACTGGCCAGAGATGGAGGTGCTGAggcatcagctgcagctggtgtGTCAGAGAGCGACGAGCTTCCCAGACACCACACTGGTTATGAGATTTTTGCcgattttaaagcagaaaactcTCAGCAGCATATATGGAACCAGCGGATTACTGAAGCTGTGTCGGAGACCTTCTTCCTGGGATGGATAGATGAACACGTGCTACTGATCCAGGGAAAAGAAGACCATCTGGAGGTGCTAAGAGAGGGATGGATGCGGAGATCTCTTAACCCTCCGCGGGGCTTCACCATCAAATGCTTGG GTGTTCCTACACCAACAGAGGAAGCCCTGCACCACACACTTAGCTTACTGGTCCGGGAGCGTAAAATTTACCCAACACCCGATGGATATTTCATTGTAACTCCTCAAACCTACTTTATCACCCCAAGTCTTATTCGAACTAGCTCAAAGTGGTACCATTTAGATGAGCGAACATCTGACAGATACCAGCATCAGAAACAACAGCGGCATCAGCAAACTCAATGCATCTCTCCTCTTTCTGGAACCATAACACCATCCAATTCAGGGGGGTTTCTAgattgcacacacacaaagtccAACCAAAGCCACTGTGCAGGaggtgatgattttttttacagcagtggTTATCGTGCAGATGATCCACCCAGCCACCACACTACACTTCAGCGACGGTCTCCGAAAGAACACAGAGACGCATACTCATCACAGTACTCCCCACAAACACCTTCTCAGCAAGCAGCTGGCAACTCAGAAAAGAACCGTAGTTCCCTGGGAATTCCGTTTAAGACAGACACCCTCATCAAGCACCGAGGAGGGCCTGTTGGAGGACATCCAGGAGGAGGATCTGGGGATCTAGACAAACAAACGCTGGGCAGTGCTACAGGTGGGAGAAAGTTTGGTTTGAAGTTGTTTCGTCTGAGTTTTAAGAAGGATAAGGCCAAGCAGTTAGCTACCTTCTCTGCACAGTTTCCCCCTGAGGAGTGGCCACTCCATGATGAAGAGGAACCCAACCACTTGCCCCGTCACGTAGAAATGGAAATTATACGTAGAATCAACCCTGACCTTACGGTGGAAAATCTGGCCCGACATACAGCAGTTATGAAAAGACTTGAAGAAGAACGCACTCAGAGGAGCAAAGCATCATCAGCACATCAGAGCTCCAGAAGTAGAAGAAGTGGGAGTAGGCACAGAAAGCAATCTCAATCCAAACTTAGTCGCTCACAGAGTAAGACAAGGGCATTCCGCTTTGAAACAACTGATGGTATCCATTTAGAGCTAGCTGACAAAGATTATAGAGGTTACTCTTCCTCACTTGCACGATCACCAAGAGAGCAAGCTCTGGCTGTGGAGCGTCAACGAGCTCGACATCACCTTGCACACAGCATTCCCAACATCCTTGACTCATCTCATTTGCCTGTCACACCAGAATGGGATGTATCTGGGGAGCTAGCCAAGCGCCGCATGGAAATGCCTTTCCCTGAGCCAAGCCATGGTCCATCAACTCATTATTCCAAAGTCCACCGCTCACACTCTCACACTCAGGAGAGAAAATCAAGAAATGAACGCAGTAGCAAGGCTAAGGAACGTTCTAGATCTATGGACAATTCTAAAGGGCAGCTAGATGCTGGCTTGATTGGACCACCACCTGACTATTATGATGACCGCAGTCATTATTTTACTGATGATTGCACTCTACGAGCTAATCAAAGCTCATCTCACTACACTCGAACCCCACCACCTTCATCTAAGATTGCAGCCGATTCTGCTGGTTTGGATGGTGCCAGAAATTATGAGAAGATTAAGAGCAAGGACAGTTTACCAACATACTCACCCAAACCTCTATCTGCCTCCAACCCCTCTGAGGATTATTTTCAGTGTACTGGTAACTCTGAAATTGCTCTTACAACAACAATTATATTAGGAACTCAAGGCAAAAACAGCCACAGTGGATTAATAGCAAACATTACTGACAGGCAAACGGAGAGACAGATTTCCAGCCCCTCAAATGAGGATTTGTCAAATGTTGGACCTAAAGGTGGAAGTCTACCTCCAATACCTCTGTCTAACCCTGACCCTGCAATTTCAAATGGACAACCATCCCACAGTGCCTCTGCTGGCCAGGAGAAACACAAGGAAATTTTTAGTAAAGATACGCTCTTCAAGCCGCCTCCCAGCCTCTCGCTGCCTGGCTATAGCTCCTTGAGGAAACCTACAGTTCTTGCCTCCATTACTCTATCTTCATCCTGTGACGCTCTTGATTCCCACAAAGGATTTGATGCTCCTAAACCACTTATAACAACTTTGTCTGTTCCCAAACAGGGAGTGGAGGCCACATCTAGTACTGCAGAGAACTCTTTTGACTACTACAATGTCTCGGATGATGAGGAACTTGAAGATGAAGGGACTAAAGTTCAAAAAGGATTGGAAAAACCTAAAGGAAGTGTTTCTGAGGTGGAAGAATGTGGAATAGGGACCATGCAGTGGCTGTTGGAGAGAGAGAAGGCAAGGGATTTACAAATGAGATTTGAAAGAACTCTTACTTTCTCTGGTGTTCAAGGAAACCATTCAGAGCCCCGCCAGAGCCAGCATTCAGTCCACTCTGCTAGACTTGACAGTATGGACTCCAGCTCTGTTACAGTTGACAGTGGATTCAATTCACCACG AACAAGAGAGAGCTTAGCATCAAACACCTCTTCAATAGTTGAAAGTAACAGACGTCAAAACGTAGCCCTGAGTCCTGGACACCTCAGCACCACAACTGGCAGCGGTCCTCCTTTTTCCTTCCATGCTATTTCAGAATCTGCCACCACTCAACAGGAGAAACTACAGAAGCCCACTACCTGCCTTGCGTCAATCACCAGCGTCTAG
- the LOC114153656 gene encoding storkhead-box protein 2-like isoform X3 → MRRSLNPPRGFTIKCLGDVSPISMSPISQSQFIPLGEVLLLAVSAMNSAHKTVTQEALTEHLQTCFPGVPTPTEEALHHTLSLLVRERKIYPTPDGYFIVTPQTYFITPSLIRTSSKWYHLDERTSDRYQHQKQQRHQQTQCISPLSGTITPSNSGGFLDCTHTKSNQSHCAGGDDFFYSSGYRADDPPSHHTTLQRRSPKEHRDAYSSQYSPQTPSQQAAGNSEKNRSSLGIPFKTDTLIKHRGGPVGGHPGGGSGDLDKQTLGSATGGRKFGLKLFRLSFKKDKAKQLATFSAQFPPEEWPLHDEEEPNHLPRHVEMEIIRRINPDLTVENLARHTAVMKRLEEERTQRSKASSAHQSSRSRRSGSRHRKQSQSKLSRSQSKTRAFRFETTDGIHLELADKDYRGYSSSLARSPREQALAVERQRARHHLAHSIPNILDSSHLPVTPEWDVSGELAKRRMEMPFPEPSHGPSTHYSKVHRSHSHTQERKSRNERSSKAKERSRSMDNSKGQLDAGLIGPPPDYYDDRSHYFTDDCTLRANQSSSHYTRTPPPSSKIAADSAGLDGARNYEKIKSKDSLPTYSPKPLSASNPSEDYFQCTGNSEIALTTTIILGTQGKNSHSGLIANITDRQTERQISSPSNEDLSNVGPKGGSLPPIPLSNPDPAISNGQPSHSASAGQEKHKEIFSKDTLFKPPPSLSLPGYSSLRKPTVLASITLSSSCDALDSHKGFDAPKPLITTLSVPKQGVEATSSTAENSFDYYNVSDDEELEDEGTKVQKGLEKPKGSVSEVEECGIGTMQWLLEREKARDLQMRFERTLTFSGVQGNHSEPRQSQHSVHSARLDSMDSSSVTVDSGFNSPRTRESLASNTSSIVESNRRQNVALSPGHLSTTTGSGPPFSFHAISESATTQQEKLQKPTTCLASITSV, encoded by the exons ATGCGGAGATCTCTTAACCCTCCGCGGGGCTTCACCATCAAATGCTTGG GTGATGTCTCTCCCATCAGTATGTCCCCTATAAGCCAGTCGCAGTTCATCCCACTGGGAGAAGTTTTATTATTGGCTGTTTCTGCTATGAATTCTGCCCACAAGACTGTCACTCAAGAGGCTCTAACAGAACACCTGCAGACATGTTTTCCAG GTGTTCCTACACCAACAGAGGAAGCCCTGCACCACACACTTAGCTTACTGGTCCGGGAGCGTAAAATTTACCCAACACCCGATGGATATTTCATTGTAACTCCTCAAACCTACTTTATCACCCCAAGTCTTATTCGAACTAGCTCAAAGTGGTACCATTTAGATGAGCGAACATCTGACAGATACCAGCATCAGAAACAACAGCGGCATCAGCAAACTCAATGCATCTCTCCTCTTTCTGGAACCATAACACCATCCAATTCAGGGGGGTTTCTAgattgcacacacacaaagtccAACCAAAGCCACTGTGCAGGaggtgatgattttttttacagcagtggTTATCGTGCAGATGATCCACCCAGCCACCACACTACACTTCAGCGACGGTCTCCGAAAGAACACAGAGACGCATACTCATCACAGTACTCCCCACAAACACCTTCTCAGCAAGCAGCTGGCAACTCAGAAAAGAACCGTAGTTCCCTGGGAATTCCGTTTAAGACAGACACCCTCATCAAGCACCGAGGAGGGCCTGTTGGAGGACATCCAGGAGGAGGATCTGGGGATCTAGACAAACAAACGCTGGGCAGTGCTACAGGTGGGAGAAAGTTTGGTTTGAAGTTGTTTCGTCTGAGTTTTAAGAAGGATAAGGCCAAGCAGTTAGCTACCTTCTCTGCACAGTTTCCCCCTGAGGAGTGGCCACTCCATGATGAAGAGGAACCCAACCACTTGCCCCGTCACGTAGAAATGGAAATTATACGTAGAATCAACCCTGACCTTACGGTGGAAAATCTGGCCCGACATACAGCAGTTATGAAAAGACTTGAAGAAGAACGCACTCAGAGGAGCAAAGCATCATCAGCACATCAGAGCTCCAGAAGTAGAAGAAGTGGGAGTAGGCACAGAAAGCAATCTCAATCCAAACTTAGTCGCTCACAGAGTAAGACAAGGGCATTCCGCTTTGAAACAACTGATGGTATCCATTTAGAGCTAGCTGACAAAGATTATAGAGGTTACTCTTCCTCACTTGCACGATCACCAAGAGAGCAAGCTCTGGCTGTGGAGCGTCAACGAGCTCGACATCACCTTGCACACAGCATTCCCAACATCCTTGACTCATCTCATTTGCCTGTCACACCAGAATGGGATGTATCTGGGGAGCTAGCCAAGCGCCGCATGGAAATGCCTTTCCCTGAGCCAAGCCATGGTCCATCAACTCATTATTCCAAAGTCCACCGCTCACACTCTCACACTCAGGAGAGAAAATCAAGAAATGAACGCAGTAGCAAGGCTAAGGAACGTTCTAGATCTATGGACAATTCTAAAGGGCAGCTAGATGCTGGCTTGATTGGACCACCACCTGACTATTATGATGACCGCAGTCATTATTTTACTGATGATTGCACTCTACGAGCTAATCAAAGCTCATCTCACTACACTCGAACCCCACCACCTTCATCTAAGATTGCAGCCGATTCTGCTGGTTTGGATGGTGCCAGAAATTATGAGAAGATTAAGAGCAAGGACAGTTTACCAACATACTCACCCAAACCTCTATCTGCCTCCAACCCCTCTGAGGATTATTTTCAGTGTACTGGTAACTCTGAAATTGCTCTTACAACAACAATTATATTAGGAACTCAAGGCAAAAACAGCCACAGTGGATTAATAGCAAACATTACTGACAGGCAAACGGAGAGACAGATTTCCAGCCCCTCAAATGAGGATTTGTCAAATGTTGGACCTAAAGGTGGAAGTCTACCTCCAATACCTCTGTCTAACCCTGACCCTGCAATTTCAAATGGACAACCATCCCACAGTGCCTCTGCTGGCCAGGAGAAACACAAGGAAATTTTTAGTAAAGATACGCTCTTCAAGCCGCCTCCCAGCCTCTCGCTGCCTGGCTATAGCTCCTTGAGGAAACCTACAGTTCTTGCCTCCATTACTCTATCTTCATCCTGTGACGCTCTTGATTCCCACAAAGGATTTGATGCTCCTAAACCACTTATAACAACTTTGTCTGTTCCCAAACAGGGAGTGGAGGCCACATCTAGTACTGCAGAGAACTCTTTTGACTACTACAATGTCTCGGATGATGAGGAACTTGAAGATGAAGGGACTAAAGTTCAAAAAGGATTGGAAAAACCTAAAGGAAGTGTTTCTGAGGTGGAAGAATGTGGAATAGGGACCATGCAGTGGCTGTTGGAGAGAGAGAAGGCAAGGGATTTACAAATGAGATTTGAAAGAACTCTTACTTTCTCTGGTGTTCAAGGAAACCATTCAGAGCCCCGCCAGAGCCAGCATTCAGTCCACTCTGCTAGACTTGACAGTATGGACTCCAGCTCTGTTACAGTTGACAGTGGATTCAATTCACCACG AACAAGAGAGAGCTTAGCATCAAACACCTCTTCAATAGTTGAAAGTAACAGACGTCAAAACGTAGCCCTGAGTCCTGGACACCTCAGCACCACAACTGGCAGCGGTCCTCCTTTTTCCTTCCATGCTATTTCAGAATCTGCCACCACTCAACAGGAGAAACTACAGAAGCCCACTACCTGCCTTGCGTCAATCACCAGCGTCTAG